From Paracoccus suum, the proteins below share one genomic window:
- the fdhD gene encoding formate dehydrogenase accessory sulfurtransferase FdhD yields the protein MTVPVPSSTDQRSGAARPLATEVAVALSYNGSTEAVLMASPTDLIDFAYGFSLTEGLATPQQIERIEPLVTPLGIDLQIWVSEEVAGRLAARRRRRVGPVGCGLCGIETLAEAMRGLPQLPATPLRLSDTEAEAAVATLDAAQPLRDATRATHAAGFWTPAEGLVALREDVGRHNALDKLAGALRGRDPPAGAVVLTSRVSVDLVQKCVTLGAPLLLAVSAPTTAAVDAARAAGLMLAAPVRRGRVDWLSRGEG from the coding sequence ATGACCGTGCCGGTGCCATCCTCGACCGACCAGCGAAGCGGCGCAGCCCGGCCGCTGGCGACAGAGGTGGCGGTCGCCCTCAGCTACAACGGCTCGACCGAGGCGGTGCTGATGGCCAGTCCGACCGATCTGATTGATTTCGCCTACGGTTTTTCGCTGACCGAGGGCCTCGCGACGCCGCAGCAGATCGAACGGATCGAGCCCTTGGTCACGCCCCTCGGCATCGATCTGCAGATCTGGGTGTCCGAGGAGGTCGCCGGCCGCCTCGCCGCCCGCCGCCGCCGCCGTGTCGGTCCGGTCGGTTGCGGGCTCTGCGGGATCGAAACGCTGGCCGAGGCGATGCGCGGCCTGCCACAATTGCCCGCCACCCCCCTGAGGCTGAGCGATACCGAGGCCGAAGCAGCCGTCGCCACCCTCGACGCCGCCCAGCCACTGCGTGATGCCACGCGCGCCACCCACGCCGCCGGGTTTTGGACCCCCGCAGAAGGCCTCGTTGCCCTGCGCGAGGATGTTGGCCGGCACAACGCGCTCGACAAGTTGGCCGGCGCCTTGCGGGGACGCGATCCCCCTGCAGGCGCGGTGGTCCTGACCAGCCGGGTGTCGGTGGATCTGGTGCAGAAATGCGTGACTCTGGGGGCGCCGCTTTTGCTCGCGGTTTCTGCGCCGACCACCGCTGCCGTCGACGCAGCCCGCGCCGCGGGGCTGATGCTGGCCGCCCCGGTGCGACGTGGACGGGTGGATTGGCTTAGCCGGGGCGAGGGCTGA
- a CDS encoding YihY/virulence factor BrkB family protein — MLTQLRDSWQFLSALMERMDKIHMGLISAGVAFYAMFAVFPGLAAIIALWSLWFDPNVIMTYVTIADEFIPRQAADLLHAQVAALMSGGRTQLGWASVVSILIATFAARAGVDALIRGLNAAHGVRSHSTIMGFVLAYALTLAIVGVVLMGLATIVIVPLLINFLTFGPLRTWLITALPWGAMFLIVMIGIGILYRYGPNVKAPRTPIFTQGSLFAALAWAVASIGFSAYLTSFNSYNRIYGSIGAVVALLMWFYLAGFSVLLGALINVENARRRRIAAARIARAAALAASSGQ; from the coding sequence ATGCTGACGCAACTGCGGGATTCCTGGCAATTCCTGTCCGCCCTGATGGAGCGGATGGACAAGATCCACATGGGTCTGATCTCGGCCGGTGTGGCCTTTTACGCCATGTTTGCCGTCTTTCCCGGCCTGGCAGCGATCATCGCGCTGTGGAGCCTGTGGTTCGATCCCAATGTCATCATGACCTACGTCACCATCGCGGACGAGTTTATCCCCCGCCAGGCCGCGGACCTGCTGCATGCCCAGGTCGCGGCGCTGATGTCGGGTGGCCGCACGCAGTTGGGCTGGGCCTCGGTGGTCTCGATCCTTATCGCCACATTTGCCGCGCGCGCCGGGGTCGATGCCCTGATCCGGGGGCTGAACGCCGCCCATGGGGTGCGCTCGCACTCGACCATCATGGGCTTCGTGCTGGCCTATGCGCTGACGCTGGCGATTGTCGGCGTGGTGCTAATGGGCCTCGCGACCATCGTCATCGTACCGCTGCTGATCAATTTCCTGACCTTCGGGCCGTTGCGCACCTGGCTCATCACGGCGCTGCCTTGGGGGGCGATGTTCCTGATCGTCATGATTGGCATCGGCATCCTTTACCGCTATGGCCCCAACGTGAAGGCGCCACGCACGCCGATCTTTACCCAAGGCTCGCTGTTCGCGGCACTGGCTTGGGCGGTCGCCTCGATCGGATTTTCCGCCTATCTTACCAGCTTCAACAGCTACAACCGCATCTATGGCTCGATCGGTGCGGTGGTCGCGCTGCTGATGTGGTTCTATCTGGCCGGCTTTTCGGTGCTGCTCGGCGCGCTGATCAATGTCGAGAACGCCCGCCGCCGCCGCATCGCCGCCGCCCGCATCGCCCGTGCTGCGGCTCTGGCCGCATCGTCCGGGCAATGA
- the dnaQ gene encoding DNA polymerase III subunit epsilon, with product MREIVLDTETTGLDPATGDRIVEIGAVEIVNYLPTGRTYHQYIDPQRPMPADAFAVHGLGDEFLRGKPVFNQIAAEFLAFIGDAPLVIHNASFDMRFLNAELKNCGHPELPHSRAVDTLALARDKLPGGASASLDSLCQRFGIDNSGRELHGALLDSQLLAEVYLELVGGRQTTITFASETIATGPADDTVRALVARRPRPVPLPSRLSEAEAAAHAALVARMGPGALWLASA from the coding sequence ATGCGTGAGATCGTTCTCGATACGGAAACCACCGGCCTCGATCCCGCGACCGGGGACCGCATTGTCGAGATCGGCGCGGTCGAGATCGTGAATTACCTGCCCACCGGCAGAACCTATCACCAGTATATCGACCCGCAGCGGCCGATGCCGGCCGATGCCTTCGCCGTCCACGGCCTCGGCGATGAATTCCTGCGCGGCAAGCCGGTTTTCAACCAGATTGCGGCCGAGTTTCTTGCCTTCATTGGCGACGCCCCGCTGGTGATCCACAATGCCAGCTTTGACATGCGTTTCCTGAATGCCGAATTGAAAAACTGCGGCCACCCTGAACTGCCGCACAGCCGCGCGGTGGACACGCTGGCGCTGGCACGCGACAAACTGCCGGGCGGTGCGTCGGCCTCGCTCGACTCGCTCTGCCAGCGCTTCGGAATCGACAATTCCGGTCGCGAACTTCACGGCGCCTTGCTCGATAGTCAGCTGTTGGCCGAAGTCTATCTGGAACTGGTCGGCGGCCGGCAGACCACCATCACCTTCGCCAGTGAAACGATCGCCACCGGCCCGGCCGACGACACGGTTCGCGCCCTCGTCGCCCGCAGGCCCCGCCCTGTGCCCCTGCCGTCCCGCTTGAGCGAAGCCGAGGCCGCGGCCCATGCCGCCCTTGTGGCTCGCATGGGGCCCGGCGCGCTGTGGCTAGCCAGCGCATGA
- the coaE gene encoding dephospho-CoA kinase (Dephospho-CoA kinase (CoaE) performs the final step in coenzyme A biosynthesis.): MTFRLGLTGSIGMGKSATAALFAARGYPVWDADQAVHDLYAVGGAAVVPVANAFPLALRDGGIDRTALKVALARDPGQLSSLEAIVHPLVSADRAAFIAAAEAANLPLIVLDIPLLFETGAQAMLDGVAVVSTDPAIQRARVLARPGMTEAALDLILARQMPDADKRSRARWVIPTDTREAAAAAVDAIIAEILKAKDA, encoded by the coding sequence GTGACCTTTCGCCTGGGGCTGACCGGCTCGATCGGAATGGGCAAATCAGCAACGGCCGCGTTGTTCGCCGCCCGTGGATATCCGGTCTGGGATGCCGACCAGGCAGTCCATGATCTCTATGCCGTCGGTGGCGCGGCTGTCGTGCCCGTGGCTAATGCTTTCCCCTTGGCCTTGCGCGACGGCGGTATTGACCGCACTGCGCTCAAGGTGGCGCTGGCGCGCGACCCCGGCCAGCTTTCCAGCCTCGAGGCAATCGTTCACCCTCTCGTCTCTGCGGATCGCGCGGCCTTTATCGCTGCAGCCGAGGCAGCAAACCTGCCGCTCATCGTCCTTGACATCCCGCTGTTGTTCGAGACGGGCGCGCAGGCCATGTTGGACGGCGTGGCGGTTGTCTCGACTGATCCTGCGATCCAACGTGCGCGCGTTCTGGCACGGCCGGGGATGACCGAGGCCGCGCTGGACCTTATTCTCGCCCGGCAAATGCCCGACGCCGACAAACGGTCCCGCGCCCGCTGGGTCATCCCGACCGACACGCGCGAGGCCGCGGCCGCCGCTGTCGACGCCATCATTGCAGAAATCCTGAAGGCCAAAGATGCGTGA
- a CDS encoding shikimate dehydrogenase: MLDPTDPVVPAAPSSAEVAGIVPHADIPLAGVIGWPVAHSRSPRLHRHWLDRYGINGHYVPLPVRPEHLAAVLRSLTQAGFVGANVTIPHKEAVLALADVVTDRAALMGAANTLIFRPDGRIHADNTDGYGFISNLKQYAPDWAAERGPAAVIGAGGAARAVVASLLEAGVPELRIANRTRIRAEQIKAEFGAKIVVYDWAHFGNMLDGARTVINATSLGMDGRPPLRLPLDALAAGTLVTDLVYTPLRTTFLAEAEARGARIVDGLGMLLHQAAPGFERWFGPRPEVDAAARAAVLA; this comes from the coding sequence ATGCTGGACCCGACCGATCCCGTTGTGCCCGCCGCCCCGTCTTCGGCCGAGGTTGCCGGCATCGTCCCCCACGCCGACATTCCACTGGCGGGCGTGATCGGCTGGCCTGTCGCGCATTCGCGCTCGCCGCGGCTGCACAGGCACTGGCTCGACCGGTATGGCATCAACGGCCATTACGTCCCCCTGCCGGTCCGGCCAGAGCATCTGGCTGCCGTTCTGCGTAGCCTGACCCAGGCGGGTTTTGTCGGGGCGAATGTTACCATCCCCCATAAAGAGGCCGTGCTGGCGCTGGCCGATGTCGTGACCGACCGCGCGGCGCTGATGGGTGCCGCCAACACGCTGATTTTTCGCCCCGACGGGCGCATCCATGCCGACAATACCGACGGCTATGGCTTCATCTCGAACCTCAAGCAGTACGCACCGGACTGGGCCGCTGAGCGTGGCCCCGCCGCCGTCATCGGCGCAGGCGGCGCGGCGCGCGCCGTGGTCGCCTCGCTGCTAGAGGCCGGCGTGCCAGAGCTGCGCATTGCCAACCGCACCCGCATCCGGGCCGAGCAGATCAAGGCCGAGTTCGGTGCCAAGATTGTTGTCTATGACTGGGCCCATTTCGGCAACATGCTCGATGGTGCCCGCACGGTGATCAACGCCACCTCGCTCGGGATGGACGGCCGCCCGCCGCTTCGCCTGCCGCTCGATGCGCTGGCCGCCGGGACACTGGTGACCGACCTTGTTTACACCCCGCTGCGCACCACCTTCCTGGCCGAGGCCGAGGCCCGAGGCGCGCGCATTGTCGACGGCCTTGGCATGCTGCTGCATCAGGCCGCCCCGGGGTTCGAACGCTGGTTCGGCCCCCGCCCCGAGGTTGACGCGGCCGCCCGCGCCGCGGTGCTTGCGTGA
- a CDS encoding CopD family protein, which translates to MRDGLLIIYPWIKALHVMAVISWMAGLFYLPRLFVYHAERGGIGQGTAEPGRSFAVMEDKLLRVIMNPAMIVTWLAGLTLVATPGVVDWGSTWPWTKAAGVIGMTAFHMWCAGERRRIAAGQIAPGRRYRMMNEVPTLLMIVIVLSVIVRF; encoded by the coding sequence ATGCGCGATGGACTGCTGATCATTTATCCATGGATCAAGGCGCTGCACGTGATGGCCGTCATCTCGTGGATGGCTGGGCTTTTCTATCTACCGCGTCTGTTCGTCTATCACGCGGAGCGTGGTGGCATCGGTCAAGGGACGGCAGAGCCGGGGCGATCGTTTGCCGTGATGGAGGACAAGCTTCTGCGGGTCATCATGAACCCTGCGATGATCGTCACCTGGCTCGCGGGGCTGACGCTGGTTGCAACGCCGGGTGTAGTTGATTGGGGCAGCACTTGGCCTTGGACCAAGGCCGCCGGCGTCATCGGCATGACCGCATTTCACATGTGGTGCGCGGGGGAGCGGCGGCGCATTGCAGCCGGACAGATCGCGCCGGGACGCCGTTACCGTATGATGAACGAGGTCCCCACCCTGCTGATGATCGTGATCGTCTTGTCGGTGATCGTTCGTTTCTGA
- the rho gene encoding transcription termination factor Rho, which translates to MSDERLNLSDLKAKSPAELLALAEEWEIENASTMRKGEMMFSLLKEHAEDGVIIGGDGVLEVVQDGFGFLRSTEANYLPGPDDIYVSPDMIRQYSLRTGDTVSGVIRAPGENERYFALTTVETINFEDPEKARHKVAFDNLTPLYPDERLKMEIDDPTIKDRSARMIDLIVPIGKGQRALIIAPPRVGKTVLMQNIAASIAKNHPECYLIVLLIDERPEEVTDMQRSVKGEVISSTFDEPATRHVAVSEMVIEKAKRLVEHKRDVVILLDSITRLGRAFNTVVPSSGKVLTGGVDANALQRPKRFFGAARNIEEGGSLTIIATGLIDTGSRMDEVIFEEFKGTGNSEIVLDRKVADKRVFPALDILKSGTRKEELLVDAKDLQKTYLLRRILNPMGTTDAVEFLITKLKQTKSNAEFFDSMNAG; encoded by the coding sequence ATGAGCGACGAGCGTCTTAACCTATCCGATCTGAAGGCAAAGAGCCCGGCTGAGCTGCTGGCGCTGGCCGAAGAGTGGGAAATCGAGAACGCGTCGACCATGCGCAAGGGCGAGATGATGTTCTCGCTGCTCAAGGAGCATGCCGAGGATGGCGTCATCATTGGCGGCGACGGCGTGCTGGAAGTGGTGCAGGACGGCTTCGGTTTCCTGCGCTCGACCGAAGCGAACTATCTGCCTGGTCCTGACGACATCTACGTCAGCCCCGACATGATCCGGCAATACTCACTGCGCACTGGCGATACGGTCAGCGGCGTCATCCGCGCGCCAGGCGAGAACGAGCGCTATTTCGCCCTGACGACTGTTGAGACGATCAACTTCGAGGATCCCGAGAAGGCCCGCCACAAGGTTGCCTTTGATAACCTGACGCCGCTTTACCCCGACGAGCGACTGAAGATGGAAATTGACGATCCGACCATCAAGGACCGCAGCGCCCGGATGATCGACCTGATCGTTCCGATCGGCAAGGGCCAGCGCGCGCTGATCATTGCACCGCCGCGGGTCGGCAAGACAGTCCTGATGCAGAACATCGCCGCCTCGATCGCCAAGAACCACCCGGAATGTTACCTGATCGTGCTGCTGATTGACGAGCGGCCCGAGGAAGTCACCGACATGCAGCGCAGCGTGAAGGGCGAGGTCATCAGTTCGACCTTTGACGAGCCGGCGACGCGTCACGTCGCGGTCAGCGAAATGGTGATCGAAAAGGCCAAGCGTCTGGTCGAGCACAAGCGCGATGTCGTGATCCTGCTCGATTCGATCACGCGTCTGGGCCGGGCCTTCAACACGGTCGTCCCGTCCTCGGGCAAGGTGCTGACCGGCGGTGTGGATGCCAATGCGCTGCAACGCCCCAAGCGGTTCTTCGGTGCGGCGCGCAATATCGAGGAGGGCGGCTCGCTGACGATCATTGCCACCGGCCTGATCGATACGGGCTCGCGCATGGACGAAGTGATCTTTGAAGAATTCAAGGGCACGGGCAACAGCGAGATCGTGCTGGACCGAAAGGTCGCCGACAAGCGCGTGTTCCCGGCACTCGACATCCTCAAGTCCGGCACCCGCAAGGAAGAGCTGTTGGTCGATGCGAAGGATCTGCAGAAAACCTATCTGCTGCGCCGCATCCTGAATCCGATGGGCACGACCGATGCCGTCGAGTTCCTGATCACCAAGCTGAAACAAACCAAGTCGAATGCCGAATTCTTCGACTCGATGAACGCCGGGTAA